Proteins encoded within one genomic window of Nitrospiraceae bacterium:
- the cysT gene encoding sulfate ABC transporter permease subunit CysT, with translation MTPHGLVSLALRSATVGYVLALIFLPLAALAQKSIEAGLDRFIQDLTTPQATAALWLTLETAAVATVINAVFGTLSAIVLVRYEFPGRWLLNALVDLPFAIPTLVAGLMIAAIYGPNSVIGTWLQQGGMAVLYNKPGIILAMLFVTMPFTIRSLQPVLMGLDRDQEEAAFTLGAGAWTTFWKVTVPSVLPGLLTGVFLTFVRALGEFGSIVIVAGNIPMKTQVASVYVYGEIESYNPQAATSVSVLILLLSFLALLLLERLTRRPGERLPSRLRSFGNRSSLQSELAQPTVPS, from the coding sequence GTGACGCCCCACGGACTCGTCAGCCTCGCCCTTCGCTCCGCCACGGTCGGCTATGTGCTCGCGCTGATTTTCCTGCCGCTGGCAGCCCTGGCACAAAAGTCCATCGAGGCAGGGCTGGATCGGTTCATCCAGGATCTCACCACACCTCAGGCCACAGCGGCGCTGTGGCTGACGCTTGAAACCGCCGCAGTGGCTACGGTCATCAACGCGGTCTTCGGAACCCTCTCCGCCATCGTCTTGGTGCGGTATGAATTTCCGGGTCGGTGGCTGCTCAACGCGTTGGTCGATTTGCCCTTCGCGATTCCGACTCTGGTGGCCGGCCTGATGATCGCCGCGATCTATGGACCCAACAGCGTGATCGGCACCTGGCTGCAACAGGGGGGCATGGCCGTTTTGTACAACAAGCCGGGGATCATCCTCGCCATGCTGTTCGTGACCATGCCCTTTACGATCCGTTCGCTGCAGCCCGTCCTGATGGGACTCGATCGGGATCAGGAGGAGGCAGCCTTCACGCTTGGGGCCGGCGCCTGGACGACGTTTTGGAAAGTCACCGTGCCGTCGGTGCTCCCGGGACTCCTGACCGGAGTCTTTCTCACCTTCGTGCGGGCGCTCGGCGAGTTCGGGTCGATCGTGATCGTGGCGGGCAACATTCCGATGAAGACGCAGGTTGCGTCTGTCTATGTGTACGGTGAAATCGAAAGTTATAACCCGCAAGCCGCCACGTCCGTGTCGGTGTTGATTCTGTTGCTCTCCTTCCTGGCGTTGCTGCTGCTGGAGCGTCTGACTCGTCGGCCAGGCGAACGGCTCCCAAGTCGGCTGCGTTCGTTCGGCAACCGGTCGTCCCTGCAATCGGAACTGGCGCAACCCACGGTGCCCTCGTGA
- a CDS encoding sulfate ABC transporter permease subunit: MRRLMIGTTWLYFLVLLMGPMLYLVSQSFGEGFEAFWREVTRPEALHGFWLTTEITLLVLVVNLVFGTATALVLARQQFWGRTLVSGVIDLPFAVSPVIAGFMLILMFGPETLLGTLFGEAGVKVLFALPAMILATLFVTFPFMVRELLPLLQTIGTEEEEAARTLGASEWQVFVKVTLPALRWGLVYGATLTVARAIGEFGAVLVVSGNILLLTQTATLHIYQSYVDFNYVAANAVALTLLAVSFLILVLLEIAKARAEGAVAEAGAR, from the coding sequence ATGCGTCGCCTGATGATCGGCACGACATGGCTGTACTTTCTCGTGCTCTTGATGGGGCCGATGCTCTATCTCGTGAGCCAAAGCTTCGGCGAGGGGTTCGAGGCCTTCTGGCGGGAAGTCACGCGACCCGAGGCCTTGCATGGGTTCTGGCTGACGACCGAGATCACCCTGCTCGTTTTGGTAGTGAACCTCGTCTTCGGGACTGCGACGGCTCTCGTGCTGGCGCGCCAGCAGTTCTGGGGGCGCACCTTGGTCAGCGGAGTCATCGACCTTCCGTTTGCGGTGTCGCCCGTCATCGCCGGCTTTATGCTGATTCTTATGTTCGGCCCCGAGACGCTGCTGGGTACGCTGTTCGGAGAGGCGGGAGTCAAAGTCTTGTTCGCGCTTCCGGCGATGATTCTGGCCACGCTCTTTGTGACGTTCCCGTTCATGGTCCGGGAGCTGTTGCCGCTCTTGCAGACGATCGGCACCGAAGAGGAGGAAGCTGCGCGCACGCTCGGCGCCAGCGAATGGCAGGTGTTCGTCAAAGTGACCCTCCCCGCGCTTCGGTGGGGATTGGTGTATGGAGCCACTCTGACGGTGGCCCGCGCCATCGGCGAGTTCGGCGCAGTCCTGGTCGTGTCCGGTAACATCCTCCTGCTGACGCAGACCGCGACCCTCCACATCTATCAAAGTTATGTCGACTTTAATTACGTTGCGGCGAATGCCGTCGCCCTGACACTCTTGGCCGTCTCATTCTTGATTCTGGTGCTGTTGGAGATTGCCAAGGCGAGGGCGGAAGGGGCCGTGGCGGAAGCGGGAGCCCGATAG
- a CDS encoding Rrf2 family transcriptional regulator, producing the protein MKFSKKSEYGLRALLELYDTYGGRVLQRQEIAERQNIPVEFLEQILLALKRAGLLASRRGLRGGYQLIKPPDEITLGQVIRILDGPLAPIACVSKTAYQKCADCPYSQKDFCPLQHAMGEVRDAIADILDHYTLSQFAHPNGKKERPHARTDRT; encoded by the coding sequence ATGAAATTTTCCAAAAAGAGCGAATACGGGCTTCGCGCGTTGCTGGAACTGTATGACACCTATGGTGGACGTGTCCTGCAGCGACAGGAGATCGCCGAACGGCAAAACATCCCTGTCGAATTCCTGGAACAGATTCTCCTGGCGCTCAAGCGAGCGGGTCTGTTGGCAAGCCGTCGCGGCCTCAGGGGAGGCTATCAGCTCATCAAGCCGCCGGATGAAATTACTCTGGGACAGGTCATTCGCATCCTCGACGGGCCGTTGGCCCCCATCGCCTGTGTCAGCAAGACCGCGTATCAGAAATGTGCCGACTGCCCCTACTCCCAGAAAGACTTCTGTCCCCTGCAACATGCGATGGGCGAAGTGCGAGACGCGATTGCCGATATTCTCGATCATTACACGTTGAGCCAGTTTGCTCATCCTAACGGAAAGAAGGAGAGACCGCATGCGCGCACAGATCGGACGTAG
- the ribD gene encoding bifunctional diaminohydroxyphosphoribosylaminopyrimidine deaminase/5-amino-6-(5-phosphoribosylamino)uracil reductase RibD has product MTLALRLAERGRGSTSPNPMVGAVVVNRGRIVGQGAHRKVGGPHAEVIALSQAGSRAKGGTLYVTLEPCSHLKKRTPPCVPLVVKSGVRRIVIAMVDPNPKVKGRGIAQLKRAGLSVEVGCGQAEAGQLNETYIHWVRTGRPFTTLKAGMTLDGKIATAAGESRWITGDEARGHAHRLRAEVDAILVGIGTVLHDDPSLTARPPVSDAPRALRQPLRIVVDSRLRIPLGAKVLQRQAESHTLVATTSASSTRKRDRLRRQGIDVLILPTRKRRVDLAALWTRLGQLGITHLLIEGGGDINAAVLRAGLAQRIHFYVAPLLLGGRDATGVLGGTSPAHLAQALSVQNLRTAPLGRDILITADLSTH; this is encoded by the coding sequence ATGACCCTGGCCCTTCGTCTTGCTGAGAGGGGCCGGGGCTCAACTAGCCCAAACCCGATGGTCGGGGCGGTGGTCGTCAACCGAGGCCGAATCGTCGGCCAAGGGGCTCACCGAAAAGTCGGCGGTCCCCATGCGGAAGTCATCGCCCTGAGCCAAGCCGGATCCCGCGCCAAGGGCGGCACCCTCTACGTCACCCTCGAACCCTGCAGCCACCTCAAAAAGCGCACGCCTCCCTGTGTGCCCCTCGTCGTCAAGTCCGGCGTACGCCGCATCGTCATTGCCATGGTCGATCCCAATCCCAAAGTGAAGGGGAGGGGGATCGCCCAATTGAAACGGGCGGGGCTCTCGGTGGAAGTCGGCTGCGGCCAGGCCGAGGCCGGACAACTCAACGAAACCTACATCCATTGGGTGCGAACCGGCCGGCCCTTTACCACCCTAAAAGCCGGAATGACGCTCGACGGGAAAATTGCGACGGCTGCCGGAGAGTCTCGCTGGATCACCGGCGACGAGGCGAGAGGCCATGCCCATCGACTTCGAGCCGAAGTCGACGCGATCCTCGTCGGGATCGGCACGGTTCTACACGACGATCCCTCGTTGACGGCGAGACCTCCTGTCTCCGACGCGCCGCGCGCATTGCGGCAGCCTCTTCGAATTGTCGTCGACAGCAGATTGCGGATTCCGCTTGGCGCGAAAGTCCTCCAGAGACAGGCGGAATCCCATACGCTGGTCGCAACCACCTCCGCCTCGTCGACGCGAAAACGTGATCGGCTTCGACGGCAAGGGATCGACGTCCTCATCCTGCCCACGCGCAAGAGACGGGTGGACTTGGCCGCCCTCTGGACCAGACTCGGACAACTCGGCATTACTCATCTGCTGATCGAAGGCGGCGGCGACATCAACGCCGCCGTCCTGCGAGCCGGACTCGCACAGCGCATTCACTTCTATGTCGCGCCGCTCCTCCTCGGCGGCCGGGACGCCACAGGCGTCCTCGGTGGCACATCGCCGGCCCATCTCGCACAGGCTCTCTCCGTTCAGAATCTCCGCACGGCGCCGCTGGGTCGTGATATTCTGATCACAGCCGATCTTTCCACCCACTGA
- a CDS encoding glycine--tRNA ligase subunit alpha: MTFQDLILTLNRFWADRGCVIHQPYDLEMGAGTFHPATFLRSLGPEPWRSAYPQACRRPTDGRYGENPNRMQHYYQYQVVLKPAPADIQQLYLDSLKELGIDPKRHDIRFVQDDWESPTLGAWGLGWEVRLDGMEITQFTYFQEIGGIPLNPITGEITYGTERIAMYLQQVDNVFDLTWTNGVTYGDVHHRTEVEFSRYNFEEGDVAMLMATFQSFEAECKRLLDKQLTLPAYDYCIKTSHMFNLLDARGAISVTERTAYIARVRALARRCAEGYLADREAMGHPLIKTPGAAKSSARSTSRR; the protein is encoded by the coding sequence GTGACCTTCCAAGACCTCATCCTCACACTCAACCGATTCTGGGCAGACCGCGGCTGTGTCATTCACCAGCCCTATGACCTTGAGATGGGGGCCGGGACCTTTCACCCCGCCACCTTCTTGCGCTCGCTGGGTCCGGAACCCTGGCGTTCCGCCTATCCGCAGGCCTGCCGCAGGCCGACCGACGGACGGTACGGCGAAAATCCGAACCGCATGCAGCATTACTATCAGTACCAAGTCGTGCTGAAGCCGGCTCCGGCGGATATTCAACAGCTCTATCTCGACAGCTTGAAAGAATTGGGTATCGATCCCAAGCGGCACGATATCCGTTTCGTGCAGGACGACTGGGAGTCTCCGACGCTCGGCGCCTGGGGCCTGGGCTGGGAAGTCCGGCTCGACGGGATGGAAATCACTCAGTTCACGTACTTCCAGGAAATCGGCGGCATACCGCTCAACCCGATCACCGGCGAAATCACCTATGGCACCGAACGCATCGCCATGTACCTCCAACAGGTCGACAACGTCTTCGACCTGACCTGGACGAACGGGGTGACCTATGGCGACGTGCACCACCGGACGGAGGTAGAGTTTTCGCGCTACAACTTCGAGGAAGGCGACGTGGCCATGCTGATGGCGACGTTTCAATCCTTTGAGGCGGAATGCAAGCGGCTGCTGGATAAACAACTCACGCTGCCGGCCTACGACTACTGCATCAAGACCTCTCACATGTTCAACTTGCTGGATGCCCGGGGCGCCATCAGCGTGACCGAGCGCACCGCGTATATCGCCCGCGTCCGGGCCCTCGCGCGCCGTTGCGCCGAAGGTTACCTGGCCGATCGTGAAGCGATGGGACATCCGCTGATCAAGACACCCGGCGCCGCGAAATCTTCGGCCCGGTCGACCTCTCGGCGCTAA
- the glyS gene encoding glycine--tRNA ligase subunit beta encodes MARKPTARRSAPPRKTAATTELLLEIGTEELPYQFVAPALNALQQSAEAMLIDHRLSYGTARALGTPRRLALLIDGLATQQASAVKEAMGPSKAVAFGPDGQPTKAAIGFATGQGVAVQDLQIRATPKGEYVFAVKQERGQAVATVLTQLVPALLAKLSFPKAMHWNETGLRFARPIRWLVVLCGGKILPITFASIKAGNQTYGHRIMSPAAAKGRGFSVTSIAQYLKDTERHGVIVDQARRREMILAQLAALAKSGRGSLHHDEELIEQAVYMVEYPHSILGSFKPHYLSLPKEILMTSMKEHQGFFALIDQKGGLLPNFLAVTNMKLSNMQLIREGNERVLAARLADARFFFDEDRKQPLSARVDKQQAVTFQQKLGSLRQKTTRVVALAAAIAESLGGGALVEDAHRAAELCKTDLLTGIVGEFPTLQGIMGGEYAAHDGERPAVSQAIREQYMPRAMEGDLPESLAGKVLSLADRFDTVTAFFYVGLVPSGSEDPFALRRHATAIVRILIESKLRLDLAQVIGLAQEQLAKQSVAPAASGGKGGAPDTVGFLFERVRYYGKSAQQLRDDVMEAVLRSADRQRIDLVDLFEKMSALQAITTRAEFDPLIVGFKRAHRLTEKEQWDRRPVDHTKFQQAAESALAQALGQGTEQFRSSMDRGDYAGALDALVRLKAPIDDFFNAVMVNTDDPAVRSNRLSLLKAVDDLFMSFADFSQIMVQGT; translated from the coding sequence ATGGCACGGAAGCCGACAGCCCGTAGATCCGCACCGCCACGCAAGACTGCCGCCACCACGGAACTGCTGCTCGAGATCGGAACGGAGGAGTTGCCCTACCAGTTCGTCGCGCCGGCGCTGAACGCGCTGCAGCAATCGGCGGAAGCCATGCTGATCGACCATCGCCTGTCCTACGGTACGGCTCGCGCCCTCGGCACTCCTCGGCGTCTGGCCCTGCTCATTGACGGCCTCGCGACACAACAGGCCTCGGCAGTGAAGGAAGCCATGGGCCCCTCGAAAGCCGTCGCCTTCGGCCCGGACGGACAGCCGACCAAAGCTGCGATCGGGTTTGCGACAGGCCAGGGCGTGGCAGTGCAGGACCTGCAGATTCGGGCGACTCCGAAAGGAGAATATGTTTTCGCCGTCAAACAGGAAAGGGGACAGGCCGTCGCCACGGTACTGACCCAGCTCGTGCCGGCGCTGCTGGCCAAATTGTCGTTCCCGAAGGCCATGCATTGGAATGAGACCGGACTGCGTTTCGCACGGCCGATCCGTTGGCTCGTCGTCCTGTGCGGAGGCAAGATCCTTCCGATCACGTTCGCCTCGATCAAAGCCGGCAATCAAACGTACGGCCATCGCATCATGAGTCCCGCCGCCGCCAAGGGGCGCGGGTTCTCCGTGACCTCGATTGCGCAATACCTTAAGGACACGGAACGGCACGGCGTCATCGTCGATCAAGCACGACGGCGGGAGATGATCCTGGCGCAGCTTGCGGCCCTGGCGAAATCAGGCCGAGGGAGCCTGCATCACGACGAGGAGTTGATCGAGCAGGCGGTCTACATGGTCGAGTATCCGCATTCGATTCTCGGATCCTTCAAACCGCACTACCTGTCGCTGCCCAAAGAAATCCTGATGACCTCCATGAAGGAACATCAGGGATTCTTTGCCTTGATCGACCAGAAGGGCGGGCTCTTGCCGAACTTCCTGGCCGTCACCAACATGAAGCTGTCCAACATGCAACTTATCCGAGAGGGGAACGAGCGGGTGCTGGCTGCAAGACTCGCCGATGCGCGCTTCTTTTTCGATGAAGACCGCAAACAGCCGCTGTCCGCCCGGGTGGACAAACAACAGGCCGTCACGTTCCAGCAAAAGTTGGGCAGCTTACGGCAAAAAACCACGCGCGTGGTAGCCCTGGCCGCTGCCATCGCAGAAAGCCTCGGCGGTGGAGCGTTGGTCGAGGATGCGCACCGGGCGGCGGAACTCTGCAAGACCGACCTCCTCACCGGAATCGTCGGGGAGTTTCCGACGTTGCAGGGTATTATGGGCGGAGAATATGCCGCGCACGATGGCGAGCGACCTGCCGTCAGCCAAGCGATCCGCGAGCAATATATGCCCCGCGCGATGGAAGGGGATCTGCCGGAATCACTGGCCGGAAAGGTCTTATCGTTAGCCGATCGCTTCGATACGGTGACGGCCTTCTTCTACGTGGGCCTGGTACCCAGCGGCTCAGAGGATCCCTTTGCTCTCCGCCGTCACGCCACCGCAATCGTGCGGATCCTGATCGAAAGCAAGCTCAGGCTGGACCTGGCTCAGGTGATTGGCCTGGCCCAAGAGCAATTGGCGAAGCAATCGGTCGCGCCCGCCGCCTCCGGCGGGAAGGGTGGGGCGCCTGACACGGTGGGCTTCCTGTTCGAGCGTGTCCGGTATTACGGCAAGAGCGCCCAACAGTTACGGGACGACGTGATGGAGGCGGTGCTCCGTTCGGCGGACCGGCAACGGATCGATCTCGTGGATCTGTTCGAAAAGATGTCGGCCCTGCAGGCGATCACGACCAGGGCGGAATTCGATCCATTGATCGTCGGGTTCAAGCGGGCGCATCGCCTGACGGAAAAGGAACAATGGGACCGCCGGCCCGTGGACCATACGAAGTTTCAACAGGCGGCCGAGTCCGCGCTGGCGCAAGCCCTGGGGCAGGGCACCGAGCAGTTCCGTTCGTCCATGGACCGCGGAGACTACGCCGGCGCGCTCGATGCGCTCGTTCGCCTGAAAGCCCCCATCGACGACTTCTTCAACGCCGTGATGGTAAACACCGACGATCCGGCTGTGCGGAGTAACCGGCTCTCCCTGCTCAAGGCCGTGGACGATTTGTTCATGTCATTCGCTGATTTCTCCCAGATTATGGTACAAGGGACATAG
- the ppdK gene encoding pyruvate, phosphate dikinase, protein MAKKYVYYFGDGKAEGTGNMKELLGGKGAGLAEMTNLKVSVPPGFTISTEACVEYYNRGKAYPPAMMDQALQALKRIERSMNAGFGDPKNPLLVSVRSGARASMPGMMDTVLNVGLTTKTVEGLAAKTRNERFAQDSYRRFIGMFGSIVMGVSREHFEDILKHKKQDLGVTQDTHLDAKALRELVVSFKELVKEETKRDFPDDPLDQLRMAINAVFSSWYGARAVTYRRLYSIPDSWGTAVNVVAMVFGNMGETSGTGVAFTRDPASGQRKLFGECLMNAQGEDVVAGIRTPLPVAQLEKFVPQAYKEFENTYKRLERHYRDMLDLEFTIQEGKLYMLQTRVGKRTGIAAVRIAVDMVKEGVISKKEAIQRIGPDQLAQYLYPIFDSKHESQCTALGKGLPAGPGAAAGKIALTPDRAVEMKAGGARVVLVRQETSPDDIHGMNAALGFLTARGGMTSHAAVVARQMGKVCVAGCDAVEVLDAQTVRIGTQTFREGDYLSINGSTGNVYGGDIPVVESEVIQVLQGKLDASKSEKYQLFETVLKWADDVRHLKVRANADVPDQARIARGFGAEGIGLCRTEHMFFAEDRIPIMQKMILAKQREEREKYLDQLLPLQKQDFMGLYREMKGYPVTIRLLDPPLHEFLPKREDLMVEIAQLELTGGESSVLEEKKRLLARVEELHEFNPMLGLRGCRLGITMPEITRMQARAIIEAACELAKEGKKIVPEIMIPLVGMVSEMKAQKDLVREVAAETMKRYNTKLSYLVGTMIELPRAAVTADRIAEEAEFFSFGTNDLTQTTFGFSRDDAAKFVDYYKTVNILETDPFAVLDREGVGSLMRTAIAAGRKTRNDIKLGICGEHGGDPSSVEFCHQLGLDYVSCSPYRVAIARLAAAQAAIAEEDMKKASPAKKTAKAKKAAKPKKAAKAAKPAARTKSRTKRTKR, encoded by the coding sequence GTGGCCAAGAAATACGTCTATTACTTTGGAGATGGAAAAGCCGAAGGCACCGGCAACATGAAAGAGCTGCTCGGCGGCAAGGGCGCAGGACTGGCCGAGATGACGAATCTCAAGGTCTCGGTGCCGCCGGGGTTTACGATTTCGACGGAGGCCTGCGTGGAGTACTACAACCGCGGCAAGGCCTATCCGCCCGCCATGATGGACCAAGCTCTCCAGGCCCTCAAGCGCATCGAACGTTCCATGAACGCAGGCTTCGGCGATCCGAAGAATCCCCTGCTCGTCTCCGTGCGATCCGGCGCCCGCGCCTCCATGCCCGGCATGATGGACACGGTCCTCAACGTCGGCTTGACCACCAAGACCGTCGAGGGGTTGGCCGCCAAGACCCGCAACGAGCGTTTTGCTCAGGACAGCTATCGCCGCTTCATCGGCATGTTCGGTAGCATCGTCATGGGTGTGAGCCGCGAGCACTTCGAAGACATCCTCAAGCACAAGAAACAGGATCTCGGAGTCACGCAGGACACCCATCTCGACGCCAAGGCGCTGAGGGAACTCGTCGTCAGCTTCAAGGAACTGGTGAAGGAAGAAACCAAGCGGGATTTCCCCGATGATCCCCTCGATCAGCTCCGCATGGCGATCAACGCGGTGTTCTCCTCCTGGTACGGAGCCCGCGCGGTCACCTACCGACGGCTCTACAGCATCCCGGATTCCTGGGGCACGGCGGTCAACGTCGTGGCGATGGTATTCGGCAATATGGGCGAGACCAGCGGCACCGGCGTGGCGTTCACTCGCGATCCGGCCTCCGGTCAGAGGAAATTGTTCGGCGAATGTCTGATGAACGCGCAGGGCGAAGACGTCGTGGCCGGCATCCGCACGCCGCTGCCCGTGGCGCAATTGGAGAAGTTCGTCCCGCAAGCCTACAAGGAATTCGAAAACACCTATAAGCGCTTGGAGCGTCACTACCGCGACATGCTCGACCTGGAGTTCACCATCCAGGAAGGCAAGCTGTACATGCTGCAGACGCGGGTAGGCAAACGCACCGGCATCGCGGCCGTCCGCATCGCCGTCGACATGGTTAAGGAAGGCGTCATCAGCAAGAAGGAAGCGATCCAACGCATCGGACCGGATCAGTTGGCGCAATACCTTTATCCGATTTTCGACAGCAAACACGAATCGCAATGCACGGCGCTCGGCAAGGGCCTCCCGGCGGGACCCGGAGCCGCGGCCGGCAAAATCGCCTTGACGCCCGATCGCGCGGTCGAGATGAAGGCAGGCGGTGCGCGGGTGGTGCTGGTTCGGCAGGAAACCAGTCCGGACGACATCCACGGCATGAACGCGGCGCTCGGATTCCTGACGGCCCGCGGCGGCATGACGTCCCACGCGGCGGTGGTCGCCAGGCAAATGGGCAAGGTGTGCGTGGCGGGCTGCGATGCCGTCGAAGTGCTGGATGCCCAGACCGTCCGTATCGGCACCCAGACCTTCCGTGAAGGCGACTACCTTTCGATCAACGGGTCCACCGGCAACGTCTACGGCGGGGACATTCCCGTCGTCGAATCGGAAGTGATCCAGGTACTGCAGGGGAAGCTCGATGCATCCAAGTCGGAGAAGTACCAACTGTTTGAAACCGTCCTGAAGTGGGCCGACGACGTGCGCCACCTCAAGGTGCGGGCCAACGCGGATGTCCCGGACCAGGCACGGATTGCGCGCGGCTTCGGCGCCGAGGGCATCGGTCTCTGCCGTACCGAGCACATGTTCTTCGCGGAAGACCGTATCCCGATCATGCAGAAGATGATTCTGGCCAAGCAGCGGGAAGAGCGGGAAAAGTATCTCGACCAGCTCCTGCCGCTCCAGAAGCAGGACTTCATGGGGCTCTACCGCGAGATGAAAGGGTACCCCGTCACGATCCGGCTGCTCGATCCGCCGCTCCACGAATTCCTGCCGAAGCGGGAAGATTTGATGGTCGAGATCGCCCAGCTCGAACTGACCGGCGGCGAGTCGTCGGTACTCGAAGAAAAGAAGCGGCTCTTGGCCCGCGTCGAAGAATTGCACGAGTTCAATCCGATGCTCGGCCTACGCGGCTGCCGCTTGGGCATTACGATGCCGGAGATCACCCGCATGCAGGCGCGCGCCATCATCGAAGCGGCCTGCGAGTTGGCGAAGGAAGGCAAGAAGATCGTTCCCGAAATCATGATCCCGCTCGTCGGGATGGTATCGGAAATGAAGGCGCAGAAGGACTTGGTTCGCGAGGTGGCGGCCGAGACCATGAAGCGCTACAACACGAAGCTCTCGTACCTCGTCGGCACCATGATCGAGTTGCCGCGCGCTGCCGTGACCGCGGACCGCATCGCCGAGGAAGCGGAGTTTTTCTCGTTCGGCACGAACGATTTGACACAGACGACGTTCGGCTTCAGCCGCGACGACGCCGCCAAGTTCGTCGATTACTATAAGACGGTCAATATCCTCGAAACCGACCCGTTCGCAGTCCTGGACCGGGAAGGCGTCGGGTCGTTGATGCGGACGGCGATTGCGGCGGGCCGGAAAACGCGCAACGACATCAAGCTCGGCATTTGCGGAGAACACGGCGGCGATCCCAGCTCGGTCGAGTTCTGCCATCAGCTCGGCCTCGACTATGTGAGCTGTTCCCCCTATCGTGTAGCCATCGCCCGATTAGCCGCAGCGCAAGCCGCCATTGCGGAGGAAGACATGAAGAAAGCGAGCCCGGCGAAGAAGACTGCGAAAGCCAAGAAGGCCGCGAAACCGAAGAAAGCCGCGAAGGCGGCCAAACCCGCGGCCCGCACCAAGTCCAGGACAAAGCGTACGAAACGGTGA
- a CDS encoding sulfate ABC transporter substrate-binding protein translates to MRAQIGRSLTACSVLLLALFSLSLSDRSADAAETRELILAAYSVPKEAYERLIIPAFQRSWKQKTGQDIKVRSSYGASGAQARAILGGFDADVAVLSLEGDVDQIAKGGLITHDWRKGLHGGMISASVVALGVRKGNPKGVKGWEDLAKPGVEVLYPNPKTSGGAMWDVIAIYGAGLKLAEQRTAGKPLAPGAADAHAVDLLKGIQKNVRVMDKSGRESVTTFERGVGDVIITYENELLPRVKSQRPYEIIVPNETVWIENPAAVVDRYADRHKVRDLAEAFVAFLHGPEAQAAFLELGFRPLDRNDAKQATSFPQPARLFTVSELGGWDQISNKLFGTTGVWTKVVEDLARR, encoded by the coding sequence ATGCGCGCACAGATCGGACGTAGCCTCACCGCCTGCTCGGTTTTGCTCCTTGCCCTCTTCTCGCTGTCGCTCTCTGATCGCAGCGCGGACGCGGCCGAGACGAGGGAGCTGATCTTGGCCGCCTACAGCGTGCCGAAGGAAGCTTACGAACGGTTGATCATCCCCGCGTTTCAACGGTCGTGGAAACAGAAGACCGGACAGGATATCAAGGTGCGCAGCTCCTACGGCGCCTCGGGTGCACAGGCTCGCGCAATCCTCGGCGGCTTCGATGCCGACGTCGCGGTGCTGTCGCTCGAAGGCGACGTGGATCAAATCGCCAAGGGCGGACTGATTACGCACGATTGGAGAAAGGGCCTGCACGGCGGCATGATCTCCGCGTCGGTCGTGGCGCTGGGCGTGCGGAAAGGCAATCCCAAGGGCGTGAAGGGGTGGGAAGACTTGGCGAAGCCCGGCGTCGAGGTGCTCTACCCGAATCCGAAAACCTCCGGCGGGGCGATGTGGGACGTGATCGCGATCTACGGCGCGGGGTTGAAGCTTGCCGAACAGCGCACGGCGGGAAAACCGCTGGCGCCCGGTGCCGCCGATGCGCATGCCGTGGATCTGTTGAAAGGCATTCAAAAGAACGTGCGCGTCATGGACAAGAGCGGCCGTGAATCGGTGACGACCTTCGAGCGCGGCGTGGGCGACGTGATCATCACCTATGAAAACGAACTGCTGCCCCGCGTGAAGAGCCAGCGGCCCTATGAAATCATCGTTCCGAATGAAACGGTCTGGATCGAGAATCCGGCGGCGGTCGTAGACCGCTATGCGGATCGTCACAAAGTGCGGGACCTGGCAGAGGCTTTCGTGGCGTTCCTCCATGGCCCGGAAGCTCAGGCTGCCTTCTTGGAGTTAGGTTTCCGCCCGTTGGACAGGAACGACGCGAAACAAGCGACCTCCTTCCCCCAACCGGCGCGGCTCTTCACCGTGTCCGAGCTCGGGGGCTGGGATCAGATCAGCAACAAGTTATTCGGCACGACCGGCGTCTGGACGAAGGTCGTCGAGGATTTGGCTCGCCGGTGA